In Mycobacterium gallinarum, a single window of DNA contains:
- a CDS encoding TetR/AcrR family transcriptional regulator yields the protein MDQRRMRGQRNREALIAAAVALFETHGYDATTVDQIAAAAGVAPRTYFHHFATKEDILFDGYAERLDEATRRFRASRSITLWGALSEASAAVAEAIAAQPEIFVVRARMYASYPALRATRLRINDDWIDQMTREVARWLDADPDSDLRPRLAATVVNGANRAAIDTWVAGDGRGDLVAIMSQAVVLLQPSINRIERLVKEDRRRRVG from the coding sequence ATGGATCAACGACGGATGCGCGGCCAGCGCAACCGAGAGGCGCTCATCGCCGCAGCGGTCGCACTCTTCGAGACACATGGTTACGACGCCACCACCGTCGATCAGATCGCCGCTGCCGCAGGCGTTGCGCCGCGGACGTATTTCCACCATTTTGCGACCAAAGAGGACATCCTCTTCGACGGCTACGCCGAAAGACTCGACGAGGCCACCCGCCGATTTCGCGCTTCGCGCTCGATCACGTTGTGGGGAGCCCTGTCCGAGGCATCTGCCGCCGTCGCCGAAGCGATCGCCGCACAACCGGAGATCTTCGTGGTCCGAGCGCGAATGTACGCAAGCTACCCCGCGCTTCGCGCGACGCGGCTGCGCATTAACGATGACTGGATCGACCAGATGACCCGTGAGGTCGCGCGGTGGCTCGATGCCGACCCCGACTCGGATCTGCGTCCCCGCTTGGCGGCCACCGTCGTCAACGGGGCCAACCGCGCCGCGATCGACACGTGGGTGGCTGGCGACGGACGCGGCGATCTGGTGGCCATCATGAGCCAGGCGGTCGTCTTGCTTCAGCCGTCCATCAATCGTATTGAGCGGCTGGTCAAGGAAGATCGGCGTCGCCGTGTCGGATAA
- a CDS encoding SDR family NAD(P)-dependent oxidoreductase yields the protein MSDKRALAVVTGGARGIGEAIVDELVDAGYRVAVVDVNAKALAKTAESDAVRSGLIIPVELSITDRAAVEHELGALAASHGAIQALVNNAGMTLPATFLDQTDEDWNRIVAVNLTGTFIMAQVAARQMVEQKTGAIVNISSVSAHGVRTGPAAYAAAKAGVEGLSRLMAVQLGPLGVRVNTVVVGTTATPWLLSRKSDAELETMRATTLTGSIGEPADIAKTVGFLCSPSAKHITGQMISVSGGQWMP from the coding sequence GTGTCGGATAAGCGCGCATTGGCCGTGGTGACCGGCGGCGCCCGAGGCATAGGCGAGGCGATCGTCGATGAGCTCGTCGACGCCGGCTACCGGGTGGCCGTCGTCGATGTGAACGCCAAAGCGTTGGCCAAGACCGCCGAGAGTGATGCCGTCCGTTCGGGTCTGATCATTCCGGTCGAGTTGTCTATCACCGACCGCGCGGCGGTCGAACACGAACTCGGCGCGCTTGCGGCCTCTCACGGCGCGATCCAGGCGCTGGTGAACAACGCGGGCATGACGTTGCCCGCCACGTTTCTCGACCAAACGGACGAGGACTGGAATCGGATCGTCGCGGTCAACCTCACCGGCACCTTCATCATGGCGCAGGTTGCCGCACGCCAGATGGTCGAGCAGAAAACCGGCGCGATCGTGAACATCAGTTCGGTGTCTGCGCACGGTGTCCGTACCGGGCCGGCCGCGTACGCCGCAGCGAAGGCTGGTGTGGAAGGCCTGTCCAGGCTGATGGCCGTGCAACTCGGTCCGCTCGGCGTGCGCGTCAACACCGTGGTGGTCGGGACCACCGCGACACCATGGTTGCTCTCTCGAAAGAGCGATGCCGAGCTCGAAACCATGCGTGCCACGACACTGACCGGATCCATCGGTGAACCCGCCGACATCGCCAAGACCGTCGGATTCCTTTGCTCACCGTCGGCCAAACACATCACCGGTCAGATGATCTCAGTATCCGGCGGGCAATGGATGCCATGA
- a CDS encoding class I adenylate-forming enzyme family protein, translating to MSSTRTFAYDPLPYPAVVPAMLAELVERFGRSDFVVSSDGAGTDERITYSEADEQSAEMARRLLAAGVTKGARVGILAPNGPDFAVAFLATTRIGAVAVPINTFFQPPELEWLLRDADIHTVVSVPTLLGKDVEARLEQATGVAPGAANPVLTDRLPHLRNVFSLAPDAQDWPEPVAQTFLDACESTVRETDDMVIIYTSGSTSNPKGIIHSQNTAIAHSRFIASQHEWDPTDRVYIPMAFFWVGGLIFGLLGPMQIGVTILTEHRFEPADVLRLLAAERATYTTGFPHVGPALTNHPDFATTDLSALREGYQQVLLPPERRAADPSLRVRQLGMTETCSSHTWWPPHEQVPESKRGSLGVSAPGYEHKVVDETGQEVPNGVAGEICVRGWAMMRGIVGRSNRDVFDADGWYHTGDAGYRDDDGHLYFAGRTDDMIKTSGANVAPIEVESTLSRIDGVRIAYVVGLPDPAKGAVVSAVVVLDDGVDLSADALAAQCRTELAAYKVPKKWVMLPDADSLPYTTTNKIDKIALSTLLESGALS from the coding sequence GTGAGTTCAACCCGCACATTCGCTTACGACCCTCTTCCCTATCCGGCTGTCGTGCCAGCGATGCTCGCCGAACTCGTCGAGCGATTCGGTCGCAGTGACTTTGTCGTGTCGTCGGACGGAGCCGGTACCGACGAGCGAATCACGTACTCCGAAGCGGACGAACAGTCAGCGGAGATGGCGCGCCGACTGCTCGCCGCCGGCGTGACCAAGGGGGCCAGGGTCGGCATCCTCGCGCCCAACGGCCCCGACTTCGCGGTCGCGTTCCTCGCAACCACCCGGATCGGGGCCGTGGCGGTACCCATCAATACGTTCTTCCAGCCGCCCGAACTCGAATGGCTACTTCGCGACGCCGATATTCACACGGTGGTGTCGGTGCCCACCCTGCTGGGCAAGGACGTCGAGGCCCGACTCGAGCAGGCCACCGGAGTCGCTCCCGGCGCCGCGAACCCCGTACTCACCGACCGGCTACCGCACCTGCGCAATGTCTTCTCGCTGGCACCGGATGCCCAGGACTGGCCGGAACCGGTCGCGCAAACGTTCCTCGACGCCTGCGAGTCGACGGTGCGCGAGACGGATGACATGGTCATCATCTACACCTCCGGCAGTACGTCGAATCCCAAGGGCATCATCCACTCTCAGAACACTGCTATCGCGCATTCGCGTTTCATCGCAAGCCAACACGAGTGGGATCCCACCGACCGCGTCTATATCCCGATGGCCTTCTTCTGGGTCGGCGGCCTGATCTTCGGGCTGCTGGGACCGATGCAAATCGGAGTGACGATCCTGACCGAGCATCGGTTCGAGCCCGCCGACGTGCTCAGGCTGCTGGCGGCCGAACGCGCAACGTATACGACGGGCTTTCCCCACGTCGGTCCCGCGTTGACGAACCATCCCGACTTTGCGACCACCGATCTGTCCGCCCTACGAGAGGGCTACCAGCAGGTGCTGCTACCGCCAGAACGGCGTGCTGCCGACCCGTCGCTACGAGTTCGACAACTCGGGATGACCGAGACGTGCAGCTCACACACCTGGTGGCCACCCCACGAGCAGGTGCCGGAATCCAAGCGCGGGTCGCTCGGGGTTTCGGCACCGGGTTATGAACACAAGGTCGTCGACGAGACCGGTCAGGAAGTGCCCAACGGGGTGGCCGGCGAGATCTGTGTGCGCGGCTGGGCCATGATGCGCGGCATCGTCGGACGCAGTAATCGGGACGTATTCGATGCCGACGGTTGGTATCACACCGGCGACGCCGGATATCGCGATGACGACGGCCACCTTTACTTCGCGGGCCGCACCGACGACATGATCAAGACCTCGGGGGCCAACGTCGCTCCCATTGAAGTGGAGTCAACGCTGAGCAGAATCGACGGCGTGCGCATCGCCTATGTCGTCGGGCTGCCCGATCCGGCGAAGGGCGCGGTGGTCAGTGCCGTGGTAGTGCTCGACGACGGCGTCGACCTGTCGGCTGACGCCCTGGCCGCACAGTGCCGCACGGAACTCGCGGCCTACAAAGTGCCCAAGAAGTGGGTCATGCTGCCGGACGCGGACAGTCTGCCGTACACCACCACGAACAAGATCGACAAGATCGCGCTCAGCACGCTTTTGGAATCGGGCGCACTCTCATGA
- a CDS encoding nuclear transport factor 2 family protein, which yields MTAKSGDTIAALAARVERLEALDEIRQLAAKYAVALDMRDLNAVVNLFVEDVGVPGKRRGREALRQWYDTEMRHDLLGSAHGPLAHVIDVHDADHATGLVYSRNDLETETTWVIELLAYLDAYERRHGRWYFARRTPLFWYQSDITDPPLGPEKMRWPNTSAHKGTFHDAFPSWAEFWSADPGRLEAAVPAPPPVGEWLQTLRRSDSVPHVSPTGRSADDPRSG from the coding sequence ATGACCGCCAAGTCCGGCGACACCATCGCGGCGCTCGCCGCTCGTGTCGAACGTCTCGAAGCGCTCGACGAGATCCGCCAACTCGCGGCCAAATACGCTGTGGCTCTGGACATGCGTGACCTCAATGCTGTTGTCAACCTCTTCGTCGAGGACGTCGGAGTCCCGGGTAAACGTCGTGGACGAGAAGCGTTGCGTCAGTGGTACGACACCGAGATGCGACATGACCTGCTGGGCAGCGCGCACGGGCCGCTCGCACACGTGATCGACGTCCACGACGCCGACCATGCGACCGGCTTGGTCTACTCACGCAACGATCTCGAGACCGAGACGACGTGGGTGATCGAACTGCTCGCCTACCTCGATGCATATGAACGGCGGCACGGCCGTTGGTACTTCGCCCGACGAACTCCGCTGTTCTGGTATCAGAGCGATATCACCGATCCTCCGCTCGGTCCCGAGAAGATGCGCTGGCCCAACACATCTGCGCACAAAGGGACGTTCCATGACGCGTTCCCCAGCTGGGCGGAATTCTGGTCGGCCGATCCGGGGCGGCTGGAAGCTGCAGTCCCCGCGCCGCCGCCGGTCGGCGAATGGTTGCAGACATTGCGGCGAAGCGACTCTGTCCCCCACGTCAGTCCGACGGGGCGAAGCGCCGACGATCCGAGAAGCGGATGA
- a CDS encoding acyl-CoA dehydrogenase family protein, with protein sequence MTIDSDFTVFTLTDDQREFRSTVRAFLEHHVPESEVRRLMASEKGFDPTIWRAMADQMSLQGLIIPEAYGGEGFGFAELGLVLEEMGGALVPGPYFTSAVLTAGALMCSGDEEACERYLPGIASGETIATLALTERSGRWDRDGIETTAGQDGGDWMLRGTKHYVPDGGIADLVLVVARAASGAVGLFAVENTDDLVRREQSTLDPTRRQAVIEFVDTAAIRIGGEDAWPGLSHALSQAAAALANEQVGGAQRCLDQAVAYVKVRSQFGRPVGSFQAIRHRCADLMLDIECARGVAQYAVHAIDHFPTESESAAALAKAYCSDVYARAAAANIQLHGGIGFTWEHPAHMYYKRARSSAMLLGDPSFHRGLLADSIDI encoded by the coding sequence ATGACAATCGACTCCGATTTCACCGTCTTCACTCTTACAGACGACCAGCGCGAGTTCCGATCGACCGTGCGCGCATTCCTCGAACACCACGTACCAGAATCCGAGGTTCGTCGCCTCATGGCGTCGGAAAAGGGCTTCGATCCGACGATATGGCGCGCCATGGCCGATCAGATGAGCCTGCAGGGATTGATCATTCCCGAGGCGTACGGCGGCGAGGGGTTCGGCTTCGCCGAACTCGGTCTGGTGCTCGAAGAGATGGGCGGGGCGCTAGTGCCCGGTCCCTACTTCACATCGGCGGTGCTCACCGCGGGTGCGCTCATGTGTTCCGGTGACGAGGAAGCGTGCGAACGGTACCTACCCGGCATCGCGTCCGGTGAGACCATCGCGACCCTGGCACTTACCGAGCGGTCCGGACGATGGGATCGCGATGGCATCGAGACAACAGCCGGCCAAGATGGCGGCGACTGGATGCTTCGGGGAACCAAACACTATGTGCCCGACGGCGGTATCGCCGATCTCGTGCTTGTGGTGGCCCGCGCCGCGTCCGGCGCCGTGGGCCTCTTCGCTGTCGAGAACACCGATGACCTGGTACGCAGAGAGCAGTCCACCCTCGACCCGACGCGCCGTCAAGCCGTCATCGAGTTCGTGGACACCGCTGCGATACGCATCGGCGGTGAGGATGCGTGGCCCGGGCTGAGCCACGCGTTGAGTCAGGCGGCGGCAGCGCTGGCCAACGAACAAGTCGGCGGCGCCCAACGGTGCCTTGATCAGGCGGTCGCCTACGTCAAGGTCCGTAGCCAGTTCGGTAGACCTGTCGGCTCATTCCAAGCGATTCGACACCGCTGCGCCGATCTCATGCTCGACATCGAATGCGCCAGAGGCGTAGCGCAATACGCCGTCCACGCCATTGATCACTTTCCCACTGAGTCCGAATCGGCGGCAGCGCTGGCCAAGGCGTACTGCTCGGACGTGTACGCGCGCGCCGCAGCGGCCAACATCCAGTTGCACGGCGGTATCGGATTCACCTGGGAACATCCCGCGCACATGTATTACAAGCGAGCGAGATCGTCGGCGATGTTGCTCGGCGACCCGAGCTTTCACCGTGGACTGCTGGCCGACAGCATCGACATCTGA
- a CDS encoding SDR family NAD(P)-dependent oxidoreductase, which produces MELGVEGRNYVLVGGTTGMGYGAARALAADGANVALLARDGQRAEERAQGLATEFGVRAVGIAVDATESGGAVDRAVDRAAEDLGPLRGLAVTAGPMNQQGPFLEHGDDSWDWYYQLILMATVRSCRAVIPHLQRNGGGTIVTTAAYSVRAPKILIPPYNALKASVLTLSKIMAKTHGPDGIRVNVVCPGLFDTETNDHIREHRAQQYGVPLEDAIYTHLSSNPDWNMRVALGRGGRPHEAGELIAFLLGDRAAYMTGAVINIDGGTDF; this is translated from the coding sequence GTGGAACTCGGAGTAGAAGGCCGCAACTACGTGCTCGTCGGCGGGACCACCGGCATGGGATACGGCGCGGCCCGGGCGTTGGCCGCCGACGGCGCGAACGTCGCGCTGCTCGCACGCGACGGTCAACGCGCCGAGGAGCGTGCACAAGGACTGGCGACAGAGTTCGGAGTCCGGGCCGTGGGGATCGCCGTCGACGCAACCGAGAGCGGAGGAGCAGTCGATCGCGCCGTCGACCGCGCGGCAGAGGATCTGGGCCCTCTACGAGGACTTGCCGTCACCGCAGGACCGATGAACCAGCAGGGCCCATTCCTCGAACACGGCGACGACTCCTGGGATTGGTACTACCAGCTCATTCTGATGGCGACCGTGCGGTCGTGTCGTGCGGTCATCCCGCATCTACAGCGCAACGGCGGCGGCACCATCGTGACCACCGCCGCATATTCGGTACGAGCCCCCAAGATTCTCATCCCGCCCTACAACGCGCTGAAGGCGTCTGTGCTGACGCTGTCCAAGATCATGGCGAAAACACACGGCCCCGACGGTATCCGTGTGAACGTGGTGTGCCCCGGTCTGTTCGATACCGAAACGAACGACCACATTCGAGAGCATCGTGCACAGCAATACGGTGTGCCGCTCGAAGATGCGATTTACACCCATCTGTCGAGCAATCCCGACTGGAATATGAGAGTGGCGCTGGGACGCGGCGGAAGACCCCACGAGGCAGGCGAACTCATCGCGTTTCTGCTCGGCGACCGAGCGGCATACATGACCGGTGCGGTCATCAACATCGACGGCGGCACCGACTTCTGA
- a CDS encoding TetR/AcrR family transcriptional regulator, translating to MATQRATADIEAQEEYDRQDQILEAANQCFTQLGIHRTSVQDVARMANVSRGTVYRYFEDRNVLIDAAIEFGAQKFYQQVAAAMAKKSTLAEKLGAMAETHAVILLDHRTRNRLMADDSELMRHMISDGDSAVRRTTAFLVPYVREAQKRGEVGSGIDVTAASEWLARIIYSFSTVNEAQTFDMSKPETVRKYVEKFAVNGLR from the coding sequence ATGGCGACCCAACGGGCCACGGCCGACATCGAGGCGCAAGAAGAGTACGACCGTCAGGATCAGATCCTTGAGGCGGCCAACCAGTGCTTCACCCAGTTGGGCATCCATCGCACCAGCGTGCAGGACGTCGCCAGGATGGCGAACGTATCGCGGGGCACGGTCTACCGGTACTTCGAGGACCGCAACGTGCTGATCGATGCGGCGATTGAATTCGGCGCCCAGAAGTTCTACCAGCAGGTCGCTGCGGCCATGGCCAAGAAGTCGACCCTTGCGGAGAAGCTTGGAGCAATGGCCGAGACTCACGCGGTCATCTTGTTGGACCATCGCACCCGCAACCGCCTGATGGCCGACGACTCAGAGCTGATGCGCCACATGATTTCCGATGGTGATTCCGCGGTCCGGCGAACCACGGCGTTCCTGGTGCCCTATGTTCGCGAGGCGCAGAAGCGCGGCGAGGTCGGCTCGGGCATCGACGTCACGGCCGCCAGCGAGTGGCTGGCGAGAATCATTTACTCCTTCTCGACGGTCAACGAAGCGCAGACTTTCGACATGTCCAAGCCCGAGACCGTACGCAAGTACGTCGAGAAGTTCGCCGTCAACGGATTGCGCTGA
- a CDS encoding aldehyde dehydrogenase, whose amino-acid sequence MTEIWREERMLIDGQLVGAREGGAYDNVNPATEKVIGSAADGTAADMDAAISAARRAFDTTDWSTNHDLRVRCIRQLHEALVKHADEFRSTTVAEVGCPLALTYGPQIDAPLAGLPWVADLAENYAWETDLGIAEPFGIKTRRTVRREPVGVVAAITPWNYPVQINLAKMVPALAAGSTVILKPAPDTPYGATLLGHLIAEHTDIPSGVVNVVTSAGHDVGQQLCEDPRVDMISFTGSTATGTRIMMAAAATIKKVFLELGGKSALVALDDADIGSAVTSAAFAATTHAGQGCANTTRLLLPRAKYREGVDALAEMLKGWSYGDPTDSSVLMGPLISEQQRQRVLGYVRKGIDEGATVAVGGGIPAHLPVGYYVEPTLLTDVDPHATVAQEEIFGPVLVAIPHDGDDHAVEIANNSRYGLSGSVVSASDDRARSVANRIRTGTVNVNGGVFYGVDVPFGGYKQSGIGREMGVAGFEEYLEIKSIAQRAS is encoded by the coding sequence ATGACGGAGATCTGGCGCGAAGAGCGGATGCTGATTGACGGCCAACTCGTCGGGGCACGGGAGGGTGGCGCATACGACAACGTCAACCCGGCGACGGAGAAGGTGATCGGCTCCGCGGCCGACGGCACGGCCGCGGATATGGACGCGGCCATCTCGGCCGCGCGGCGGGCATTCGACACCACCGACTGGTCGACAAATCACGATCTGCGCGTGCGGTGCATTCGGCAACTGCACGAGGCTCTGGTCAAGCATGCCGACGAGTTTCGCAGCACAACCGTCGCCGAGGTCGGCTGCCCGCTGGCGCTGACTTACGGCCCGCAGATCGACGCGCCCCTGGCCGGGCTGCCCTGGGTTGCCGATCTTGCCGAGAATTACGCGTGGGAGACCGACCTCGGTATCGCCGAGCCGTTCGGCATCAAAACCCGCCGCACCGTACGCCGGGAACCGGTGGGCGTCGTCGCAGCGATCACTCCCTGGAATTACCCGGTGCAGATCAACCTCGCAAAGATGGTGCCCGCACTGGCCGCGGGCAGCACCGTGATACTCAAACCGGCGCCCGACACACCCTACGGTGCAACGCTTCTCGGGCATCTCATTGCCGAGCACACCGATATTCCGTCTGGCGTTGTCAACGTGGTCACCTCAGCGGGCCATGACGTGGGTCAGCAGCTGTGCGAAGATCCGCGCGTGGACATGATCTCGTTCACCGGCTCGACGGCAACGGGCACCCGCATCATGATGGCGGCGGCGGCCACCATCAAGAAGGTGTTCCTCGAGCTCGGCGGCAAATCGGCGCTCGTGGCACTCGACGACGCCGATATCGGATCGGCTGTCACCTCGGCGGCGTTCGCCGCAACCACTCACGCCGGACAGGGCTGCGCCAACACCACACGACTTCTATTGCCCAGAGCCAAGTATCGCGAGGGTGTCGACGCGTTGGCCGAAATGCTCAAAGGCTGGTCGTATGGTGATCCCACTGATTCATCTGTCCTCATGGGTCCGCTGATAAGCGAGCAACAGCGGCAGCGGGTGCTCGGTTACGTCCGCAAGGGGATCGACGAAGGCGCCACGGTGGCGGTCGGCGGCGGCATACCCGCGCATCTGCCGGTCGGCTATTACGTCGAGCCAACTTTGCTCACCGATGTCGATCCGCATGCCACAGTCGCCCAGGAGGAGATCTTCGGGCCGGTCCTGGTTGCCATCCCGCACGACGGTGACGACCATGCCGTAGAGATCGCCAACAACTCGCGCTATGGCCTGTCCGGATCGGTGGTGAGCGCGTCTGACGACCGAGCGCGCTCGGTGGCCAACCGCATTCGAACGGGCACGGTCAATGTCAACGGCGGGGTGTTCTACGGGGTAGACGTTCCGTTCGGTGGCTACAAGCAGAGCGGCATCGGACGGGAGATGGGCGTGGCCGGTTTCGAGGAGTATCTGGAGATCAAGTCGATTGCGCAACGGGCATCGTGA
- a CDS encoding SDR family oxidoreductase — MTARSLSGQRVVVVGASAGIGKAFAIRAGKEGARLVVAARRTDKLSEVIAEVGSGTPVVTDVRRPEDCARVAAVAREQLGEVDLLMISTGYAPLKKLGDTDTHDWRDVFETNVVGVHETIRAHLPILTPAAIVAAMSSDSVRNPHSALGAYSSSKAALERCLVSWRLENPGYRFCCVEVSGTVPTDFTSAFDPDVLGEVASEWMSRGLVQASRMTPEDVAEVLAGVFGSVVDFPEVGLESLVVKSPSGPLRP, encoded by the coding sequence GTGACCGCGCGGTCGCTGTCAGGCCAACGGGTCGTCGTCGTCGGCGCTTCAGCCGGCATCGGCAAGGCGTTCGCGATCCGGGCGGGTAAGGAAGGAGCGCGCCTCGTCGTCGCTGCTCGACGCACCGACAAGCTCTCCGAAGTCATCGCCGAGGTCGGCTCGGGTACGCCGGTGGTCACCGATGTGCGCAGACCCGAGGATTGTGCCCGCGTCGCCGCAGTCGCCCGCGAGCAATTGGGCGAAGTCGACCTGCTGATGATCAGTACCGGATACGCACCGCTGAAGAAACTCGGCGACACCGACACTCACGACTGGCGCGACGTTTTCGAAACAAACGTGGTTGGTGTACACGAGACTATCCGCGCCCATCTGCCCATTCTCACGCCCGCGGCGATCGTCGCCGCCATGTCCTCCGATTCGGTACGCAACCCTCACTCCGCGCTGGGGGCATACTCGTCGAGCAAAGCGGCGCTGGAGCGGTGTCTGGTCTCGTGGCGCCTGGAGAATCCCGGCTACAGGTTCTGCTGCGTCGAGGTAAGCGGCACTGTCCCGACGGATTTCACGTCTGCATTCGATCCGGACGTGCTCGGCGAAGTTGCGAGCGAGTGGATGTCCCGCGGTCTTGTCCAGGCGAGCAGGATGACACCGGAAGACGTCGCCGAAGTGTTGGCGGGCGTCTTCGGCAGTGTAGTGGACTTCCCGGAGGTCGGCCTGGAATCACTCGTCGTCAAGTCGCCATCGGGACCGTTGCGCCCGTGA
- a CDS encoding class I adenylate-forming enzyme family protein, which yields MSVSLLLEMAQEAALAEPDRTALVSGDLRLTIAELSDLADGAAGVISASGAEHVAYVGAGGVMLPLLVFASARAAVPVTPLNYRLSADGVRTLIGRLPKPVVIVDDEYRAVVGDLAGHAAQIFSAADFITVARTSAPAAEFADPDSVAVVLFTSGTTSAPKAVELTHNNLTSYVMGTVEFASAEPGDAAAICVPPYHIAGVGAALSNLYAGRKMVYLNNFDPIEWVRLVNREKVTSATVVPTMLDRIVTVLEGLDGSPLLPSLRTLAYGGSKVAAPLVRKALELLPHVGFVNAYGLTETSSTIAVLTPEDHRNALASSDPATSRRLGSVGRPVPTVEVQVRAEDGTVLGPDEPGELFVRGEQVSGRYTGIGSVLDADGWFPTRDVAFLDEDGYLFIGGRSDDTIIRGGENIAPAEIEDVLVEHAGVRECVVVGADDDEWGQIIVAVVVPDGEFAPEPEELRSFVRERLRGSRTPDRVVFRGQLPTNATGKVLRRQIVDELNADAKEST from the coding sequence GTGAGCGTTTCACTCCTGCTCGAGATGGCTCAGGAAGCGGCGCTCGCCGAGCCTGATCGCACCGCGTTGGTGTCCGGTGACTTGCGCTTGACCATCGCCGAACTGAGCGACCTCGCCGACGGCGCTGCCGGCGTGATCAGCGCTTCGGGGGCCGAACATGTCGCGTACGTCGGCGCCGGTGGGGTGATGCTCCCGCTGCTGGTGTTCGCTTCGGCACGGGCTGCCGTCCCCGTCACCCCGTTGAACTATCGGCTGTCCGCGGACGGTGTCCGTACGCTGATCGGGCGGCTCCCGAAGCCCGTCGTGATCGTCGACGACGAGTACCGCGCTGTGGTCGGAGACTTGGCGGGCCACGCCGCGCAGATCTTTTCCGCTGCTGACTTCATCACCGTGGCGCGGACATCGGCACCAGCGGCCGAGTTCGCCGACCCGGATTCGGTGGCTGTGGTGTTGTTCACTTCGGGCACGACATCAGCACCCAAAGCCGTTGAGTTGACGCATAACAACCTCACCAGCTACGTCATGGGCACCGTCGAGTTCGCGTCGGCAGAACCCGGTGACGCCGCCGCGATCTGCGTACCGCCTTACCACATCGCAGGCGTCGGAGCCGCCCTCTCGAATCTGTATGCCGGGCGTAAGATGGTCTACCTCAACAACTTCGACCCCATCGAATGGGTCCGACTGGTCAATCGCGAAAAGGTCACCTCGGCAACAGTGGTTCCCACGATGCTGGACAGGATCGTGACCGTACTCGAAGGGCTCGATGGGTCTCCCCTACTGCCCTCGCTGCGCACGCTTGCCTATGGCGGATCGAAAGTCGCTGCGCCGCTGGTGCGCAAGGCCTTGGAACTGTTGCCGCATGTCGGATTCGTCAACGCCTACGGTCTCACCGAGACCAGTTCCACCATCGCCGTGCTCACCCCCGAGGACCATCGCAACGCGCTGGCGTCAAGCGACCCCGCAACGTCACGTCGGTTGGGGTCGGTTGGCCGGCCCGTCCCCACGGTCGAGGTGCAGGTCCGAGCCGAGGATGGCACCGTGCTGGGGCCGGACGAGCCCGGCGAGTTGTTCGTCCGCGGCGAGCAGGTGTCGGGCCGCTACACCGGCATCGGGTCGGTGCTCGACGCGGACGGCTGGTTCCCCACCAGGGACGTCGCATTCCTTGACGAAGACGGCTATCTGTTCATCGGGGGCAGATCCGACGACACCATCATCCGCGGCGGCGAAAACATCGCTCCGGCCGAGATCGAAGACGTCTTGGTTGAACATGCTGGCGTACGGGAGTGTGTCGTGGTTGGCGCCGATGACGACGAGTGGGGTCAGATCATCGTCGCCGTCGTCGTGCCTGACGGCGAATTCGCACCCGAACCCGAGGAGCTACGGAGTTTCGTGCGCGAACGACTGCGGGGATCGAGAACTCCGGACCGCGTCGTCTTTCGCGGTCAACTGCCCACCAACGCCACCGGCAAGGTCCTGCGACGCCAGATCGTTGATGAACTGAACGCCGACGCCAAGGAGTCGACATGA